The segment ACGTCGTGAACACCATGCCGGAAAAGACCCTCGACGCGACCTTCGATCACGGCGTGGTCACCGGGGACACCATCACGGGCACCTACGAGGAAGCAAACAGCGTCCTGAACGCACTGGAGGGCCTGGGTATTTCCTACAACGACGTCGTCGCCCAGCTGGAGTCCGAGGGCCTGGAGAAGTTCGTGGCCAGCTGGAAGGAACTCCTGGCCGACGTCGAAGGCGCCCTCGCCGCCGCCCGGAAGGCCGACTGACCGGCGGGTGTCGTTCAGGCGCTGCTGCGCCCGCCACCCCGCCCCGAGGCATGGAGACTCTTCGGAGTCTCCATGCCCTCATCTGCAAGCTCTGACCGCTACCGAAAGGCAGACACCATGTCCAGTTCACCCCGGAATTGCTGTATCAACCCCAGCATCCTCTCGGCTGACTTCGTCAACCTCGAAGCCGAGCTTGCCCGCATCGGCAACGCCGATGCCGTTCACGTGGATGTCATGGACAACCACTTCGTGCCGAACCTCACGATCGGGCTGCCCGTCGTGGAGCGGCTGCAAAAAGTCAGTCCCGTTCCGCTGGATGCCCACTTGATGATTTCCAATGTCGACCGTTGGGCGCCCCAGTTCGCCGACGCCGGCCTGCACTCGGTCACGTTCCACGTCGAGGCGTCCGATGCCCCCATCAAACTCGCCCGTGAGCTACGCGCACGAGGAGCCAAGGCAGGCATGGCACTGCGCCCGGCCACCCCGGTCGAACCGTACCTGGACATGCTCCCCGAACTGGACATGCTGCTGATCATGACCGTAGAACCTGGTTTCGGCGGCCAGGCATTCCTGGACGTCATGCTCCCCAAGATCCGCCGCGCCCGCGCCGCGGTCGAGGGCTCCGGGGTGAACGTCGCCATCCAAGTTGATGGCGGCATCACCGAGGAAACCATCACCCGCGCCGCCGAGGCCGGCGCCAACGTCTTCGTGGCCGGATCAGCCGTCTACGGCAAACCCTCACCCGCCGACGCCATCGAGGCACTCCGGGCCAAGGGCCAACTCGCCTTCGCCTCCAAAACAACCACCCCCGAACCCCGGAAAGCCTGAAGGACAACCCATGCGCGTTCACATCGCAACCGACCACGCAGGTATGGAACTAAGCTCGCACCTCATCACCACACTCTCCGCCCACGGCTACGAAATGGTGGACCACGGACCCGCAGCCTACGACGCCGAAGACGACTACCCGGCCTTCTGCATTAACGCCGCTACTGCCGTCGTGGCCGACCAAGCCGCGGGCGTGGACGCCCTCGGCATAGTACTCGGCGGCTCAGGCAACGGCGAGCAAATCGCCGCGAACAAAGTCAAAGGCGTCCGCGCGGCCCTGGCCTGGAACCTGGACACCGCCAAACTCGCCCGCCAACACAACAACGCCAACGTCGTCGCAGTCGGCGGACGCCAACACACAGTCCACGAAGCCACCGAACTGATCAAAGCATTCCTGACCGAACCATTCACCAACGCCGAACGCCACGAACGCCGCATCGGCCAGATCGCCACCTACGAAACCACCGGCGAAATCACCAACTAAACCAGCGCTCCACCCAGGTCAGCAAAGACGAAAAATCAGCATAGGAGTCAGTATGCCCATCGCAACCCCAGAGATTTACTCCGAGATGATCGACCGTGCGAAGGTCGGTGGTTTCGCGTTTCCGGCCGTGAATGTGACCTCGTCGCAGACCCTGAACGCGGCGATCCGTGGTTTTGCTGAGGCTGAGTCGGATGGCATCATTCAGGTTTCGACTGGTGGCGCGGCTTATTGGTCCGGTGCTTCGGTCAAGAACATGGTTGTCGGTTCCTTGGGTTTTGCTGCTTTCGCCCGTGAGGTCGCGAAGAACTACAACGTGAATATTGCCCTGCATACGGATCACTGCCCGCAGGACAAGCTGGCTGATTTTGTGTTGCCGTTGCTGGCTGCTTCGGAGGAAGCGGTGAAGGCCGGCAAGGACCCCATTTTCAACTCGCATATGTGGGATGGCTCGCATGAGACTTTGTCCGAGAATCTGCGGATTGGCCGGGAGCTTCTGGAGCGTGCGGCTGCGGCCAGGATCATCCTCGAGGTTGAGATCGGTACGGTCGGCGGCGAGGAAGACGGTGTTGAGAACGAGATCAACGAGAAGCTCTACACCACCACCGAAGACGCCTTGGCCACGATCGAGGCGTTGGGTGCGGGGGAGAACGGTCGGTATCTGACGGCGTTGACGTTCGGGAACGTCCATGGCGTGTACAAGCCGGGCAACGTCAAGCTCCGTCCGGAGCTCCTCAAGCAGATCCAGGCGGAGGTCGGTGCCAAAATCGGCAAGGACAACCCGTTTGATCTGGTGTTCCACGGTGGTTCGGGTTCCACGGAGCAGGAGATCGCGGATGCTGTTTCCTATGGTGTCATCAAGATGAACATCGACACCGATGTCCAGTATGCGTTCACCCGTCCGGTTGCCGGACACATGTTCTCGAACTACGACGGTGTCTTGAAGGTCGACGGCGAGATGGGCAATAAGAAGGCCTATGATCCGCGTGTCTGGGGTGCTTCGGCGGAGGCCGGCATGGCTGCCCGGATCGTGGAAGCCGCAAAGCAGCTCGGATCGGTAGGCAAGACCTTCTAATGTTGGAACCCATAGAGGAGGGGCAGAGCCTTTCTCGGGGCAGATAGCCTGCAAGAAGGAGTGTTTAATGAGCGAGAAACTGCGTTGGGGCGTCCTGGGCACCGCCCGAGTTGTCCGAAAGACAATTCCTG is part of the Arthrobacter methylotrophus genome and harbors:
- the rpe gene encoding ribulose-phosphate 3-epimerase; this translates as MSSSPRNCCINPSILSADFVNLEAELARIGNADAVHVDVMDNHFVPNLTIGLPVVERLQKVSPVPLDAHLMISNVDRWAPQFADAGLHSVTFHVEASDAPIKLARELRARGAKAGMALRPATPVEPYLDMLPELDMLLIMTVEPGFGGQAFLDVMLPKIRRARAAVEGSGVNVAIQVDGGITEETITRAAEAGANVFVAGSAVYGKPSPADAIEALRAKGQLAFASKTTTPEPRKA
- a CDS encoding ribose-5-phosphate isomerase — protein: MRVHIATDHAGMELSSHLITTLSAHGYEMVDHGPAAYDAEDDYPAFCINAATAVVADQAAGVDALGIVLGGSGNGEQIAANKVKGVRAALAWNLDTAKLARQHNNANVVAVGGRQHTVHEATELIKAFLTEPFTNAERHERRIGQIATYETTGEITN
- the fbaA gene encoding class II fructose-bisphosphate aldolase encodes the protein MGVSMPIATPEIYSEMIDRAKVGGFAFPAVNVTSSQTLNAAIRGFAEAESDGIIQVSTGGAAYWSGASVKNMVVGSLGFAAFAREVAKNYNVNIALHTDHCPQDKLADFVLPLLAASEEAVKAGKDPIFNSHMWDGSHETLSENLRIGRELLERAAAARIILEVEIGTVGGEEDGVENEINEKLYTTTEDALATIEALGAGENGRYLTALTFGNVHGVYKPGNVKLRPELLKQIQAEVGAKIGKDNPFDLVFHGGSGSTEQEIADAVSYGVIKMNIDTDVQYAFTRPVAGHMFSNYDGVLKVDGEMGNKKAYDPRVWGASAEAGMAARIVEAAKQLGSVGKTF